In a single window of the Arachis hypogaea cultivar Tifrunner chromosome 6, arahy.Tifrunner.gnm2.J5K5, whole genome shotgun sequence genome:
- the LOC112805809 gene encoding uncharacterized protein: MSQDHRQLDSSLICRVILPLIQSNPSVSIPVLQGAVQALQSCFPDTICDLRVKLYYEGHLMVRDCCMFDKVFWAFLSCVEAFKHCKPFVFVDSTHLYSKYGGVLLIAVAKDGNSNILPISFAIVESESTESWSFFLTNLRRHVTPQDGLLVISDRSQAIKAALAFDDSGWHPPRAFHDYCIRHMTVNFMSRFKLAEGKRYLINAAYSPSQAGFEWYMDVLRGVSLAMADWAGHFRKEIWLQHCDSGRRFSHMTTNLSECINAVLKGTRYLPISAVIRITYERLQKLFVTKGREAQSQLVAGNRFSQRLLVAIEKNRKGIPKMHVTHCDRWASVFVVEELEPFEVAGCTAASIEWVPYVNPIYRQEAVFKVYEMEFPPIPNESLWSEWHGTMMCPNLTMRQKATRRPVSTRFRNDMDDVEHQEKRCALCRQVGHTRRGCPNQPTGDA; encoded by the exons ATGTCTCAAGACCATCGTCAATTAGATAGCAGTCTCATCTGCAGAGTCATATTGCCATTGATTCAGTCCAACCCGTCTGTGAGTATCCCGGTCTTGCAAGGTGCGGTCCAG GCACTGCAGAGCTGTTTCCCCGACACCATATGTGACCTACGCGTCAAACTGTACTACGAAGGACACCTCATGGTGCGAGACTGCTGCATGTTCGACAAAGTATTTTGGGCTTTTTTGTCATGTGTGGAGGccttcaagcattgcaagccatTTGTCTTTGTAGACAGCACACATCTCTATAGCAAGTATGGTGGAGTGTTGCTTATAGCGGTGGCGAAAGACGGGAACAGCAATATACTGCCAATTTCTTTCGCCATTGTTGAGTCTGAGAGCACCGAGTCATGGTCATTCTTTCTTACTAATTTGAGGCGTCACGTCACCCCACAAGACGGCTTACTG GTTATATCGGACAGATCTCAGGCCATCAAGGCCGCCCTAGCATTCGATGATAGTGGGTGGCATCCCCCTAGGGCTTTCCATGATTACTGTATCAGACACATGACAGTGAATTTCATGAGCCGGTTCAAGTTAGCCGAGGGCAAGCGATACCTCATAAACGCTGCTTACAGTCCAAGTCAGGCCGGGTTTGAGTGGTACATGGATGTATTGAGGGGTGTCTCCCTGGCGATGGCGGACTGGGCTGGTCATTTCAGAAAGGAGATTTGGCTTCAGCATTGCGACAGTGGTCGGAGGTTTAGTCACATGACCACCAATTTGTCCGAGTGCATCAATGCTGTGTTGAAGGGGACCCGCTACTTGCCTATTTCAGCTGTTATACGTATCACGTATGAGAGACTGCAGAAGTTGTTTGTTACGAAGGGTAGGGAAGCGCAGAGCCAGTTGGTGGCTGGGAACCGCTTCTCACAGAGACTCTTAGTGGCCATTGAGAAGAATAGGAAAGGCATTCCGAAGATGCATGTGACACATTGCGATAGGTGGGCCTCTGTGTTTGTTGTGGAGGAGCTAGAGCCGTTCGAGG TTGCCGGGTGCACCGCCGCTAGCATTGAGTGGGTCCCGTATGTGAATCCAATCTACCGGCAGGAAGCTGTGTTCAAGGTGTATGAGATGGAGTTCCCACCCATTCCAAATGAGTCGCTGTGGTCGGAGTGGCATGGAACGATGATGTGTCCTAACCTAACCATGCGGCAAAAGGCGACCAGAAGACCAGTGTCCACCAGATTCCGAAACGATATGGATGATGTCGAGCATCAAGAGAAGCGGTGTGCCTTGTGTAGGCAAGTCGGCCACACTAGACGGGGTTGCCCTAACCAACCCACCGGAGATGCCTAG
- the LOC140173731 gene encoding uncharacterized protein, whose protein sequence is MTDNELKNLCLIEIEKILISNTRSLKDYQSMPYSKMSDIRLFQNKLIEEELAYKTNELTHTNLYTEQKMTHEQRLVFDEILNDVITDFGGSYFLYGHGGCGKTFIWNGLSSTIRSRGKIVLNITSSGIASLLLLGGRMAHSRFSIPITITDESTCNIKHGSLKAELLIQSSLIIWDEAPILNKMCFKALDQTLRDLMSVTDQHKTHQPFGGKVVVLGGNFRRILPVIPKRE, encoded by the coding sequence ATGACTGATAACGAATTGAAAAACCTCTGCcttattgagattgagaagataCTCATCAGCAATACGAGATCTTTAAAAGATTATCAATCAATGCCATATTCTAAGATGTCTGATATTCGCCTTTTTCAGAATAAGCTAATAGAGGAGGAGTTAGCATATAAGACAAATGAGTTGACTCATACAAACTTATATACGGAACAAAAGATGACTCATGAGCAAAGGTTAGTATTCGATGAGATACTCAATGATGTTATTACAGACTTTGGTGGTTCTTACTTTCTTTACGGGCATGGTGGGTGTGGTAAGACATTTATTTGGAATGGACTTTCTTCTACTATTCGGTCTAGAGGAAAGATTGTTTTAAATATCACATCCAGTGGAATTGCGTCTTTACTCCTACTTGGTGGCAGAATGGCTCATTCTAGATTTTCAATACCCATTACAATTACTGATGAATCTACCTGCAATATCAAGCATGGCAGTTTGAAGGCTGAGCTTCTCATCCAAAGTAGCTTAATAATTTGGGATGAAGCTCCAATACTCAATAAAATGTGCTTTAAAGCACTTGATCAGACGCTCAGGGATCTTATGTCAGTTAccgatcaacataagacacatcaaccatttggtggtaaggtTGTTGTTCTAGGAGGTAATTTTAGACGGATACTTCCGGTGATTCCGAAAAGGGAGTAG